The following is a genomic window from Prevotella nigrescens.
AGGAACACAGAACAAACATGGAAATATGTATGAAGCATGTTCCGAATCGATTTCCTATTACTCGCAAGATGGTTCCCGTATTTAATTTGATACAAAAATACAAAAGAAAACTGAATAAAGCACGAAAACATATTTATTTTTATAAGCTGGTTCTAAAAACCACCTTGCCGGATTTTGCATTTTCAATAGTACCCCTCGTGTTTATTGATGGCTGCGAAGGCAGTGAAAATAGTTTACATATTCAAGACGAATATAATCTTTTTTCAGGAACGAATATACTTATTTTTCAGAAGATATATATCTTCCAGGAAAAAGGTATATACTTTTCAGGCAAAAACATTATACTTTTCATACAAAAAGTATATACTTTCTTGGTAAAAAGTATATACTTTTTTCTGAAAGAAATAATGTTCTTGTATATATCTGATATTCAATTAATTATACTTTCTCCCACAATCAGGGAAAACGCATTATAATTTCTTCCTGTTCATAATCTCTTTCCTTTTATAATTGCTACCTTTGTATGCTATGAGTATAGCAGAACAAAAACACAGCAGAGAGCAGTTAGTCATCATTTCCGGTGAGATAGCCCGCCACGACACCCGTATGGAGCGTTGCAGGATACATGATGCACAGACCATCTTTCAGGGAAATGATGGAAAAGGTAAGCAAAAAGAAAGACTTATAATGTGTTTTCCCTGTACTGAGGTTTATAATAAAGGTACGATGGTTTCGAAAAGAAAGAATATCAGCATTTAAAAATGTAACCTATTTTCATGACACAGACAGCTTGTAACCGGGTAAGGAATGCTATGAAGAATATACCATATTTACATGCAAAGTGCATTCCCTCACTTTAGCACCATTGCTAAAAGAACTTAGCACCGATGCCGGACAATCCGGGCAACGGTGCTAAACCAATTGACTTTTGTATATCTATGGATAGACAAACCTGACGTTATGGTTCCGCATGCTGGTTCTACATACCTTCCTCTTCTGCCATTTCCAGTTCTGTCTTGGGTTTTCCTTGTGGTTGTTTTTCTGCATCGTCGCCTTCGGTATCCAGCTGAACTGACGACGTTATCTTTACTGCGCCCAAGTTGTTTATGGCTACATCAATCGGAATAAACTCGTCGCTGTTAGGGTCGGGCGAACCTACGCTGGCACCAAACTTTAGGTTGTTGCCTTCAACCTTATCGAACATAAAGCCTATGAAAGCACCTTCCCTGCCATATTTGTTGTCGGTGAACTGCCTGAAATCGCCTTTCTGGAACGTGCGCTTAAAGAATTCTGTCCCATCGGCACGTGTAATCACGACCTCGACCTTATTGTCGTAGTACTTCTTTCCATCACTGTCGGTAACCATGG
Proteins encoded in this region:
- a CDS encoding DUF4738 domain-containing protein — translated: MKIIRNTSLLLLCGLLLMSATSCKKEKKTDNIITKIRPQTVSSHEPQQLSDFEYKKQVEWLGNSYTIVIKRRADKGLPMVTDSDGKKYYDNKVEVVITRADGTEFFKRTFQKGDFRQFTDNKYGREGAFIGFMFDKVEGNNLKFGASVGSPDPNSDEFIPIDVAINNLGAVKITSSVQLDTEGDDAEKQPQGKPKTELEMAEEEGM